A single window of Aythya fuligula isolate bAytFul2 chromosome Z, bAytFul2.pri, whole genome shotgun sequence DNA harbors:
- the GKAP1 gene encoding G kinase-anchoring protein 1 has translation MAMESAIISSVPTTASRFALLQLESDTDSEPGKGRSGRRAGKSLASGCRSTNVKKREKRRKKREQQQSEANELRNLAFKKIPQKSSHGGSLSQQEQKLHATMKKDSQEENWQEWRQRDEQLTSDMFEADLEKALLLSKLEYEEHKKEYENNECTSPQSKSVNKKEKRKNQQGKDKPLTVPLKDFQSDSNIDNLAKKHEEVSSSQTSLNDGRFFNRLDDDVHKILKREKRRDQLADCNETDNCTSHEHSQESLMKDGRTEQLKLELEKKDAEIQQLKNIITQWEAKYKEVKARNAQLLNMLQEGEMKDKAEILQQVNESQIIKNELTLQVTTLHAALEQERSKVKLLQAELTKYQSWKRGKRHLESDQCR, from the exons ATGGCAATGGAATCTGCTATAATCAGTTCAGTCCCTACCACTGCATCTCGTTTTGCCTTACTACAACTGGAAAGTGATACTGATTCAGAGCCTGGAAAAGGCAGAAGTGGCCGACGTGCTGGTAAATCTCTAGCTTCAGGGTGTAGATCTAcaaatgtgaagaaaagagagaaaagaagaaaaaagagagaacagcagcagagtGAGGCCAATGAG CTCAGAaaccttgcttttaaaaagattcCTCAGAAATCTTCTCATGGAGGCAGTTTATCTCAGCAAGAACAAAAACTGCATGCTACGATGAAGAAGGACTCTCAGGAAGAAAACTGGCAAGAGTGGAGACAAAGAGATGAGCAG ctgaCATCTGACATGTTTGAAGCTGATCTTGAAAAAGCTTTGCTGCTGAGCAAACTGGAATATGAAGAGCACAAAAAG GAATATGAAAACAATGAATGTACTTCACCTCAGTCAAAGTCTGtgaataagaaagagaaaagaaagaaccaGCAAGGAAAAGACAAACCTCTCACTGTGCCCCTGAAAGATTTTCAGTCAGACAGTAATATAG ATAACCTTGCTAAAAAACATGAG GAGGTGAGCTCTTCCCAGACTTCACTGAATGATGGAAGATTTTTCAACAGGCTAGATGATGATGTTcacaaaatacttaaaagagaaaaaagaagagaccAGCTTGCTGACTGCAATGAAACAGACAACTGCACATCTCATGAGCACAGCCAG GAAAGCCTTATGAAAGATGGAAGAACAGAACAACTAAAGCTTGagcttgaaaagaaagatgcagaaattcagcaacttaaaaatataataactCAGTGGGAG GCAAAGTATAAAGAAGTAAAAGCAAGAAATGCACAACTTCTGAATATGCTTCAAGAAGGTGAAA tgaaagacaaagcagagataCTCCAACAGGTTAATGAATCACAAATTATCAAAAATGAATTGACCTTACAG GTAACTACACTTCATGCTGCATTAGAGCAAGAAAGGTCCAAAGTGAAACTACTGCAGGCAGAATTAACAAAATACCAG AGTTGGAAAAGAGGTAAAAGGCACTTAGAATCTGACCAGTGCAGGTGA